A stretch of Episyrphus balteatus chromosome 2, idEpiBalt1.1, whole genome shotgun sequence DNA encodes these proteins:
- the LOC129912295 gene encoding synaptobrevin homolog YKT6, translated as MVKLYSISVFYKGPTEGRLLKAAYDLQSFSFFQRGAVQEFMGFASKTIVERTQPATRQSVKQDAYMCHVYVRADNLGGVLIADHEYPQRVAHTLITKVLDEFAARIPAEQYQSGGEPDAHFDFPTLPQYLAKYQDPKEADAMTKMQNDLDETKIILKNTIEAVLERGEKLDDMVIKSENLSYQSKAFYKTAKKTNACCSFS; from the exons atgGTAAAACTATATTCAATAAGTGTTTTTTACAAAGGACCCACTGAGGGTCGTCTCTTAAAGGCCGCCTACGATTTGCAATCATTTTCATTCTTCCAAAGAGGCGCTGTACAAGAATTTATGGG ATTTGCATCTAAAACGATTGTCGAAAGAACTCAACCAGCCACTCGACAATCGGTCAAACAAGATGCTTACATGTGTCATGTTTATGTTCGAGCTGATAACCTGGGTGGTGTCTTAATTGCCGATCATGAATATCCACAACGAGTGGCGCATACCCTAATTACTAAGGTTCTCGATGAATTCGCTGCACGCATTCCGGCCGAACAATATCAATCTGGTGGCGAACCAGATGCCCACTTTGATTTCCCAACACTGCCTCAATATTTGGCAAAATATCAAGATCCCAAAGAAGCCGATGCAATGACTAAAATGCAAAATGATCTCGATGAAACCAAAATCATTCTTAAAAATACAATTGAAGCTGTGCTGGAGAGGGGGGAAAAGCTAGATGACATGGTTATTAAATCGGAGAATCTCTCATACCAAAGCAAAGCATTTTATAAGACGGCCAAGAAGACGAATGCATGTTGTAGTTTTAGCTAA